TGAAATCGCCCTTGCCGGTCTTGACCGCAAAGCCCAGGCCCGCCTCCAGCACATGATCCTCGTCGGTGATGTCATGGCCGAAATGGCGATAGGCCTTTTCGATGCGGCAGCTGTCCATGGCGTGCAGCCCGCATAGCTTCAGCCCCACCTGCTCTCCCGCCTCGGCCAGGGTCTCGAAGACATGGGCGGCCTGGTCGGTCGGGACGTAAAGCTCCCAGCCGAGCTCGCCGACATAGGTGACGCGATGGGCGCGGGCCAGGCCCATGCCGATCTCGATCTCGCGCGCGACACCGAAAGGATGCGCCTCGTTCGACAGGTCGTCGGGCGAGACCAGCGACAGCAGTTCCCGCGAGCGCGGACCCATCAGCGGCAGCACGGCTTCGGCGGCGGTGATGTCGGTGATCGTCACCCATTGCTCGCCCAGATGCCGGCGCAGCCAGGCCAGGTCGCGCTGCAAGGTTGCACCGGGCACGACCAACAGGAAGGCGGTTTCCGACAGCCGCGTCACCGTCAGGTCGCATTCAATGCCGCCGCGGGTGTTCAGCATCTGCGTATAGACGATCCGCCCCGCCGCCACGTCCATGTCATTCGCGCAGAGCCGCTGCAGGAAGGAAGCCGCATCGCGCCCCTCGACCCGGATCTTGCCGAAGCTGGTCATGTCCAAGAGGCCCACGCCCTCGCGCAGCGCCAGATGCTCGGCGCGCTGGTTGTCGAACCAGTTCTGGCGCTTCCAGCTGTAACGGTATTCGCGCTCTTGCCCGTCATTGGCGAACCAGTTGGCGCGTTCCCAACCCGCGGCCTCGCCGAAGACCGCGCCGCGCGCCTTCAGATGCTCGTGCAGCGGCGAGCGGCGGATGCCGCGCGAGGTCGCCATCTGGCGATAGGGGAAATGGTCGGCATAGAGCAGGCCCAGCGTTTCGCTGACCCGTTCCCTCAGATAGCAGCGATTGCGCTGGAAGGGCTGGGCGCGGCGGATGTCCACCTCCCACAGGTCGAAGGGCGGCTCGCCGTCTTCCATCCATTGCGCCAGCGCCATGCCGGCCCCGCCGGAGGAGACGATGCCGATGGAATTGTAGCCCGCCGCGACCCAGTAGCCGGCAAGCTCAGGCGCCTCGCCCAGGTAATAGCGGTCGTCGGGGGTGAAGCTTTCCGGTCCGTTGAAGAAGGTGTGGATCCCCGCCTGGCCCAGCAGCGGCATCCGCGCCACCGCCCTTTCAAGGACCGGCTCGAAATGGTCGAAATCCTCGGGCAGCTGGTCGAAGCAGAAATCCTCGGGGATGCCCGCCATGCCCCAGGGCTTGGCCCTGGGCTCGAAGGCGCCAAGCAGGATCTTGCCCGCGTCCTCCTTGTAATAGGCGCATTCGTCGGGGACGCGCAGCACCGGCAGCCGGGCCAGTTCGGGGATATTCTCGGTGACGATGTAGAAATGCTCGCAGGCATGCAGCGGCAGGGTGACGCCGCTCGCGGCCGCGAGATCGCGGCCCCACATGCCGCCGCAATTCAC
This Paracoccus pantotrophus DNA region includes the following protein-coding sequences:
- a CDS encoding GcvT family protein, which encodes MVALPRQARAVIIGGGISGCSVAYHLAKLGWTDIVLLERKQLTSGTTWHAAGLIGQLRASQNMTRLAKYSADLYARLEAETGLATGLRQCGSITVALTGERREEILRQAALARAFGVDVNELSPREVLELYPHLEISDLVAGVHLPLDGQADPGNIALALAKGARMRGAKIIEQVKVTRVVTKGGRVTGVDWEAGGERGHIATENVVNCGGMWGRDLAAASGVTLPLHACEHFYIVTENIPELARLPVLRVPDECAYYKEDAGKILLGAFEPRAKPWGMAGIPEDFCFDQLPEDFDHFEPVLERAVARMPLLGQAGIHTFFNGPESFTPDDRYYLGEAPELAGYWVAAGYNSIGIVSSGGAGMALAQWMEDGEPPFDLWEVDIRRAQPFQRNRCYLRERVSETLGLLYADHFPYRQMATSRGIRRSPLHEHLKARGAVFGEAAGWERANWFANDGQEREYRYSWKRQNWFDNQRAEHLALREGVGLLDMTSFGKIRVEGRDAASFLQRLCANDMDVAAGRIVYTQMLNTRGGIECDLTVTRLSETAFLLVVPGATLQRDLAWLRRHLGEQWVTITDITAAEAVLPLMGPRSRELLSLVSPDDLSNEAHPFGVAREIEIGMGLARAHRVTYVGELGWELYVPTDQAAHVFETLAEAGEQVGLKLCGLHAMDSCRIEKAYRHFGHDITDEDHVLEAGLGFAVKTGKGDFIGREAVLKKRETGLERRLLQFRLKDPEPLLFHNEPILRDGRIVGHLTSGNYGHALGAAVGLGYVPCRTDETAAEILASDYAIDVAGRIVPAGPSLVPLYDPKSTRVRG